TAATCCTTCACTGTGGTAGGTTTCTGCAGTGTAAAGGACAGATGAAGGAAACAGTATCCTTTTTAAGATCAGTTGTTAGGGAGTGGTGAGCAATAATGTGTAAGTGAATCAGAGCTGTGTAGCTGCTTGAGTGGTGTCACCCTACCGACTCATCTCCAGGTTCACTGTTTAGAGAGGACTCATAGAAAAGTCTGGTCTGGTTATCTGGAAAGGAGATGCCAATACCTGGAGCTTAGTGACAGTCCAGACAGTTTGACTGGGACAAGTAGTGAGGATGCTGTGACCTATTAAAAGCTGCAGGCCTGGTAAGATCTGGGAGGGCTGTCAGGTCCAAGATAGAAATCATCTGTGAAAAATGATGGCCTTCAAGCAAAGCTAAGGGGTTTTGTCTTGGCTGCAGTGCACGTCCGGAGGTGAACAGAGATGGCTGAACAACACTTGGAACATGTGACCAAGAGACATGTTAAGGATGATTAACGGCTGTGTTTGGTAATTACTGTAATGGAGTACTGCAGTGTTACACATGTCTGTTGGAAGGATATTCATTTGGAATATTTGTGTATGTAagtaaaaagagagacagaaagaggacaTTGTGGAGTAGTGCATGCATGGGTGAAATCAATACAAATTGCCTCCTGATATcccaaaatgttttgttgagAAAGGTGCACAGTATGTTTTTATCTCATATTTTACTGCCCAGAGATTTAGATGACTACCCACACTACAATATTACAATAGATTGAATTTAAAAGTCAGTAAAATTACATGATGCAACAGCcttcacaaaaacaactttcacTTTGAACTATACTTTGATTCATAAATGCAAACCATGTAATCAAGAGCCATCTTTGTTTCTACTGTGTAGGCCGAGCCATAGCTTCTTCCAATAAAGATTTTGCTGCAGTGACGTCAGACCTTTCCCCCGCACTGCAGTATGTCATATGTAGTACATGTTACAATAAGCTTTTTTTCTCAGCTCAGTGCATTAAGGTAGCTGGCAACATCTTAATAAATCGTTTTAATTAAGCAGAGAGCAGAACGCGAtggcagtatttttttttttagcatacTCAGTTGTAGTGTTCCTATAACCATCATTTCGGACAGCGTACAGTATGTGAAATGTTCATGAAATGcctttatgtattttataaaatTGTGTATTCAGTATAAGCAAGgcattttttaattgtttttagaATATTATACTTTGCGTAATGTGTAGGACAGAATTATTTAGTGTTATGTGTTGGTGTCTTGTCTAAATGTTCTCTTTCTACTAATTAATCCTCTATGTGAATTGCCATGTCACTGTCctgtttatttgtgcttttcttTGACAGCCATAATTAAGCGGTTACAAGCACTGGTggcatgttagcaaacagttacctatttacacatccagcagatagaGAGAAAACACTGGAATTCATTGGGAGTTATATATATTAACGGCCACCTGATCCAATATTCTCTCAACTTTCAGCTCAGTTTTGGTCTCCCCCAACTTGTCTGTGGAAGAAGTGCTGTTGGTACAGTTAGTATCAGAGCTTTATTGTTGCTTCCTGCTGCAtctacaaaacaaacacttatGAGGGTATAGTAagagtgaaataaaaagtagTAGTATAGTTGTAAGCAAATCTAAAATAATGAGCTGAAAAAGGCTAAAACACTGATGGGAACTGGAGTCAGATGATATTATCTCATAACTACAAGTGAATCCTTtattaaatgcagaaatatagcATACACTACAACACTCATTTGatcattaatataaaattatttattagagctttaacaacaacaacaaaagaaaatatcatATATGAATATATTTCCAAGATTTTGTACTGCTGTATTGATTAATCAATTTCTAATTGTTCCTGCCACAGTGCTTCATTGACCTGATGATTTAATAAATTTACCAAACGTCGCTGGTGATGATATTAAGATTGAAAATGATTGCTACTTTCATCTGCTCTTTTAACGGTTCGGGAAGTAAAATCACATAATGATaacatgcaaatgaaaaagTAATAAATGGGGAAGCAAACACATGATGGAGataaagtttcattttatttatttcagggtAGCAAACAGAATAACGTTTCATGATGCAAGTGatgtaaaatacattattaagAAATTTAACTGAAATGTGTTAACATTGATTTTGCAATGGGTAAGTATAAGTAGGCCACACATAACATAGTAAGGTATGGCGTCTATAAACTATTGGTgccaattaaaaagaaatactgGCAAAATATGATGATATTCACACAGTCCTCCCCTGAAGCAGTGGACGACTCTCTCCTGGTGACTCTCGGCTCAACAAGTTCCACAACAACAAAGGCATTGATGTTACCGCCGAGCTGCCTCCAAAGTTGTCTTCTCTTAGTGGCTGGTACTGCTTGGACCGTCTGTTTAGAAACATAAAACAGTTGGAACAGATGAGGAGATCCCACTAACAACAAACTAAATcataaaaaaagtaaacaagaaatgaaaactgtaaacataatgaaaaaaagtTGCTTCTTGTAATTTAATCAGTGCTAATTTTATTGGGTGAAATGGTTGTTTTTGCTTCcctattttgtctttgtcttaaCATGACATATGATCATGAATAACATGATATATTATCTGGGCATTGTGGATGGTAAGTCATTTTTTGGTCAATACCAAGGTTGGCAATGTACAATGCTATCTGCGTGGCTAtgtggatggcaatgttggtctgtcGGTCAGTCCGTTCTCCgactgaaatatataaatatataaactagTTGATGGATTGTTATAAACTTCTGTAcaggcattcatggttcccagaggatggATCTTActgactttgatgatcccctgatttttcttctagcaccaccagaaagttgacatttgtggttttgagggAATTTCCTCAACAAGTATTGGGTGGATTCCCATGAAATatgataaaatacttttttgagtgaaaaattaatataaggCAGGACTTTGGTTCAGTGCTTGttagtaaatgttagcatgctaacgtgctaaacaaagatggtgaacatggtgaatATAACCTGTTAAACGTCAGCATGTTGACCCTGTcattgttagcatgttagcatgctgatgtttgctCAATCAGATCGATCAGGCACAGGGATCAATCCCTGGCCACCTACACTTCctaatactgtatatgtaaattATATGCTTCCGATGCTGCAGTTTTGCTGGTAAATTGAAAATATGATTGCTAATGTGCATTCTGTCTTGCTGACATGACGTATGACACTGAGCCATCATTGTTTCATTAAACCCCAAATTAATTAGATTGATATATTAGGAACTCACCTGTGCATCAAACCAATGCAACAGACAACACAGGCGAGAACCATAACGCCCACGACTGTGGCTGCAGTTCCAGCTGAGGAACCACCAGAGGCTGAAATTGAAGCACATTATACTAATGAGAGAATTATCTAGAGGTACTTTAGTGgctattaatacatttttctttcaccCACCTGCTGCTACACTGACTCTGGCACTTGCCACAGCTAGACTGACATCATTGGTCAACGAGACATTGATGCAAAATACTCCGGTGTCATTGAAGACCTGACGAACGATCATCTGACAGTCTGGAGAGGGTGTGGCTGCATTACAGATGGTCTCCACCGGTGTGATACAGTCAGCATCAGAAATGGTTGTGCAGACCTCACTTGGCAGACTGAAGGAAGGATAGTGAAGGTACAGAGACATAGTTACAAGGAGAGCAATCCTAAATGGATATGTTATTTTCAcaaatgtgtttcagtgtaGGCTAACTAGAAGATCATTTTTGTATTAGTTATAAAGAACGTCAAGACAAATCAATACACTTGAGCNNNNNNNNNNNNNNNNNNNNNNNNNNNNNNNNNNNNNNNNNNNNNNNNNNNNNNNNNNNNNNNNNNNNNNNNNNNNNNNNNNNNNNNNNNNNNNNNNNNNGGTGGGAAATTAAGATTAATAGAGAAGGTCACTCTTGCTCCAGTCAGAGTGGGTGCATCATTTTTGAGATCGAAAGTTACTTCACCACCTGGAAAGAACATCTTTAGATTAAATGGCAGAGAAAATCTTTTGAtagcatttctgtttttagaaATAGAGGAATGAGCCTCACCAAGCCAAGAGTTCCTGAATCTCCAGTCTCCATCTCTCCACACCGGATACATTTTTGAGTTCCATGAGCGGTAACTTGTGAACTTACTTCTCGGCTCTGGAAAAGATATAGTATTACAAACTCTTCAGGAAAAGAAGCCCCATCATGCAACATCATGTTATTCTTCGAAGTATCATCACCAACCAACACAATCGCTAAGAAATAATCCAAAGAATTTCAAGTGAGGCAACATTTGCAAAGCATGTTAAGATTTTTAGAAAGCTATTTTATCTTTACAATCTATTCCTTAACTGCAAAACtatgtttcagtttttcagttttttgtcaGTTAGTTAAtatgatatttatatttttgtttgtgagaGATATTGGTTATACCATTAACTACATATTTAAGTAgagttgctttttaaaagggGCACAATTTTTCCATGATAATCATGCAGGTTTTGAACATAATGATAGAAATGTTGATGTTTTCACACTATTATCGGCTGTTATCAGCAAAATACCTTTGAAATCACATGAAAACGTTTTGAAAGTCAAAATTGGTAATAACTGTCATAATGCTGGTGGTTTAGCATTTTGGCAGCCCTGAGTAATGGTTATTACACACAAACTACCGCAGGTTTTTTCTTTAGTGTCTTTAGCTTTAGTGTTAAAATATggtatttattaccaattttgACTTCCAAGAATTTTCATGTGATTTTGAAGGTATGATGCTGATAGTAacctttaatattattaaaacataaagGGACCTATTTATATCATTGCTATCTTCAAATGTGTTTCCCCATtgtaaacctttgtttttggCCCCTCCTTACGCTGTTacatatattaataaatattaccCAGCTATAACCATTATCAGTACCAAGCTATTTGCTGTTTATTACTTTGGTATTActtaatgtttattattttcacatttacaagttttaaaagaaaagataatgaattacagtacagtattctGAGTTATAGCACACg
Above is a genomic segment from Micropterus dolomieu isolate WLL.071019.BEF.003 ecotype Adirondacks linkage group LG18, ASM2129224v1, whole genome shotgun sequence containing:
- the LOC123986893 gene encoding melanocyte protein PMEL-like, which gives rise to MSLYLHYPSFSLPSEVCTTISDADCITPVETICNAATPSPDCQMIVRQVFNDTGVFCINVSLTNDVSLAVASARVSVAAASGGSSAGTAATVVGVMVLACVVCCIGLMHRRSKQYQPLREDNFGGSSAVTSMPLLLWNLLSRESPGESRPLLQGRTV